From the genome of Natrinema marinum:
CGTCGGGAGCGACCGACTCGAGCAGGTCCGTCGCGCTGGCTCGTGCCTCTGCAGAGCGTTCCTCGTCTCGCTCGAGGACGCCGCCCTCGCTGAGCGGGGCGCCAAGCGGCGTGACGACGGCGAGTAGTGTGATCTCGGCGTCGGGGAACGTCTCTATGGCGTAGGCGAGCGCCTCGTCGGCTCGTGGGCGGCCGAGCGTGGGAACGAGAACGCGGTCAGGATCGACCATGGACAGGGGTTCGGTCGCCGGTCCCATCGATCTGTCGCCCCTTCTATCGTGTTTGTCAGGTAAACGTCGAGGGAAGGGTGGGAAGGAAGCGTCCTGCTATCGCGCCAATATGGCGTCGCCACGCCCTCCCCAGCCGATTCGCTCACTTCATTCGCTCATCCCTCGCACGGAGATTGTCGGCCGCCCTCACTGACGTTCGATCGGTCGACAGCGCGCGCCACCGCATGCCGCTCGATCGGTTCGAGGTACTCCATCCGTTCATCGAACGCTCGAGAGGGCGTGCCCGCGGTCGGCGAGACGACAGTTTAAACCACGGGACGCGCCAAGGACGGACAATGAATATCGAGGAGCTGTCGGGGCTCCCGCCCGGTGCGACCCGTCACTTCCGGGAGGAGGGCATCGAGGAGCTCTACCCGCCCCAGGCCGAGGCGGTCGAGGCCGGCGCGACCGACGGCGAGAGCCTCGTGGCCGCCGTCCCCACCGCCAGCGGGAAGACGATGATCGCCGCCCTGTCGATGCTGTCAGCGATCGAACGCGGCGGGAAGGCGCTCTATATCGTCCCGCTGCGGGCGCTCGCCAGCGAGAAAAAGGAGGAGTTCGAGGCCTACGGAGAGTTCGGCGTCACGGTCGGCGTGACGACCGGCAACTACGAGAGCACCAGCGACTGGCTCGCGACGAAAGACATCATCGTGGCGACCAGCGAGAAGGTCGACTCGCTCGTGCGCAACGGCGCGGACTGGCTCTCCGAGCTGACCTGCGTCGTCAGCGACGAGGTCCACCTGATCGACGACCGGAATCGCGGCCCGACGCTCGAGGTGACCCTTGCCAAACTCCGGCAGCTCAACCCGCGCATGCAGGTGGTCGCCCTCTCGGCGACGGTCGGCAACGCCGACGAGATCGCCGACTGGCTCGACGCCGCGCTGGTCGACACCGACTGGCGGCCGATCGACCTGCAGATGGGGGTCCACTACGGCAACGCCTTGAACTTCGACGACGGCTCGACCAGAGAGGTCCCCGTGGAGGGGAGCGAGAAGCAGGAGGCCGCGCTGGTCCGCGACATCCTCCAAGAGGGGGGCTCCTCGCTCGTCTTCGTCAACTCGCGGCGCAACGCCGAGGCGGCCGCGCGGCGGCTCGGCGGGGTCTCGAAAAACGAACTGACCGCCGAAGAGCGAACCGAACTCGCCGAGTTGGCCGACGAAATTAGAGACGACAGCGACACCGAGACCAGCAGGGACCTGGCCGACTGCGTCGAGCGCGGCGCAGCCTTCCACCACGCCGGCCTCTCGAGCACCCAGCGGAGCCTCGTCGAGGAAGCCTTTCGCGATCGGCTGCTGAAGGTCATCTCGGCGACACCGACGCTCGCGGCCGGGGTCAACACGCCGGCTCGGCGCGTGATCGTCCGCGACTGGCGGCGCTTCGACCCGAGCGCCGGCGGGATGGCTCCCTTAGACGTCCTCGAGGTCCACCAGATGATGGGCCGAGCGGGCCGTCCGGGCCTCGATCCCTACGGCGAGGCCGTCCTCCTCGCGAAAAGCCACGACGAGAGCGAGGAGCTGTTCGACCGCTACATCTGGGCCGATCCCGAGCCCGTCCGCTCGAAGCTGGCGGCCGAGCCCGCACTCAGAACGCACGTGCTCGCGACCATCGCCTCCGGCTTCGCCCGCACACGTGAGGGACTCCTCGAGTTCCTCGAGGCCACCCTCTACGCGAGCCAGTCGAGCGAAGCCGGCCGGCTCGAGACGGTGACCGACACGGTCTTACAGTACCTCGAGTCGAACGACTTCATCGAACGCGAGGCGCGTAGCGCCTCGGAATCCTCGAGCGGTTCACCGCGAGAGCGCGAGGGTAGTGACGACGACGCTGCAGCCGACGACGGCGGCGCGTTCACCTCCGCGGCCGATCTCGCCGACAGCGCCGGCCGAGACGAGTCGCTCGAGGCAACCAGCCTCGGCCACACCGTCTCGCGGCTCTACCTCGATCCGATGAGCGCCGCCGAGATCGTCCACGGGCTCGCAGACGCCGACGAGCGCCCGACCGCGCTCGGCCTCTACCAGTTGATCTCGCGGACGCCGGACATGTACGAACTCTACTTGCGCTCGGGCGAAGACGAGAAATTCGGCGAACTCTACTACGAGCGCGAGGCCGAACTGCTCGGCGATGCGCCAAGCGAGTTCGAGGAGGAGCGCTTCGAGGACTGGCTCTCGGCGCTCAAGACGGGCACGCTGCTCGAGGATTGGGCCGAGGAAACGGACGAAGAGCAGCTGACTGACCGGTACAAGATCGGGCCGGGCGATCTGCGGGGGAAAGTCGACACCGCCGAGTGGCTGCTCGGCGCGGCCGAGTCGCTGGCCGCCGAGATCGACAGCGAGTGGACGGTCGCGGTCCGGGAGGCCCGCGCCCGCGTCGAACACGGCGTCGGCGAGGAACTGCTCGAGCTCGTCTCGGTCGGCGGCGTCGGTCGCAAGCGCGCCCGACGGCTCTACGACGCGGGAATCGAGGAACCCGCGGACCTGCGAACCGCGGACAAGGGTGTGGTCCTCAGCGTGTTGAAAGGCGAGAAAACAGCGGAAACCATCCTCGAGAACGCCGGTCGCGAAGATCCTTCGATGGACGGCATCGAGCCGACATCGTCGGGGTCGGGTACCAGAAGCGCCACGGCTGATTCGGGTGAAGGGGCGAACGACGACGATCGGCCCCTGACGGAGGCGACCGAATCCGACGAGAGCCAGTCCAGTCTGGGTGATTTCTGATGGAGCTACTCGAGTGCCGACTGACGATCGACGACCTCGATTCGTTCGTGGCCGATCTCGGCGATCTCGGCGACCGCCACGGCGTGACGATACAGGCCTTCGACGCCCGCTACGTCGCGGATCGGCGCCACCTCGAGCGGGCCGTCGAACTCGCGGATCGCGCCATCGAGCGCGGCGAGAACGTCGCGCGGGACCGCGCCGTCGAGATCCTGCTGTACGCCGCCGGCCGCCGACAGATCGACCGCGCCCTCGAGATGGGCGTCGGCGAGGGCGACAATCGGGCCGTGATCCTCGTCGACGGGAGCAGCGGTTCCACCGGAAGCGAAGCGGGTCGCGGCGAGGAAGACGAAGCGGCCGCCCTCGAGGAGGTCGCCGCTCTCGAGGCTGTCACGTCGACCGAACCGACGCTCGAGGAGTCCGACGAGGAGACGCTGTCGTCCTTTTTCGAGATCACCGACGCCGAGCGCGGGGCGACCGACGCCTCGCTGTCGGCGCTGGTCCGCGAGCGCGTGGCGCTGCTCGAAGTCGAGAAGTAGCCCGCGGGCCGACCGCCGTCAGTCGTCGGCCGACTTCTCGAGTCGCCCCTCCCTCGCCTCTCGGAGGCCGTCGCAGATCCCGCCCTGACTCGACATGTTGACTTTAGCGAGTCGGCCGCGTCGGCGGACGAGGTCGAACGCGTCGGGGTCGATCGGCTCGCCCTCGGGCGTTCGGAAGAGTCGATCGTCCGGGTCGGAGACGAGGCCGGTCTCGCGGGCCTTCTCGAGGTAGCGCTCGATCGGGGCCGCCGGCGCGGTGACGGCGAACGAGCGATCGCCGACGTAGACGGCGACGGTCTCGTCCGCGCCGTCGGCCGCCGTCCCGCCGTCGAGTCCCTCGAAGTCGCGTCGCCGGAGGGCAACGATCGCGTCCGGATCGAGACCCGCCTCGAGCAGCGCCTCGACCGCGTCGTACTGGCGCGCGACTCGAGCCTTCTCGTCGAGTTCGGCGCGGACCGCGGCGACGTCGCCGTCGGCGTCGGGAAACGCCTCGGCGAACGAGCGGCGTTCGTTGACGCCGCGGGTGATCTCCGTCTCGTGCATGTGCGCGGTGAGCGTGATCCGGGCGGTCTCGACGGTCGGCAGGGACTCGACCTCGTCGCGGGCGTCGACGGCCATCATCCAGGCGAACGCCGGCGAGCACCACGCCGTCGGGAGCGTGAACTCGACCGCGACGCGGGCGCCGTCGATCTCGATCCGATCGACGTACTCGAGGGCGACGATCGAGCGGTCGAGTTCCGGGTCGGTGACGCGGTCCAGTCGGTCGCGGACGGCCGCTCGGCTGGGTTCGGGCGTCGCGCGTTCGGTCCCGGTCATCAGTCGTCGGCCGCCGCGGGTTCCTCGCCGGCGTAGTGGTCTCCGAGACCGAACTCCCGGCTGATCTCGTCGTCCTGGAACGCTCGGCGCTTCGCTTCGATGTCGATGTCGTAGAGGTCGGCCGCGTTCTCGCCCATCACCTTCCGCTTGGTCTCGAGATCCCACTCGACGCCGTACTCCGTGCGGTGTTCCTGCGTGAGTTCGGCCTCGAGGACTTCCTCGACGAGCCAGTCGGGGTTCCACAGCGCGTAGTCCGAACCGAACAGGATGCGGTCCTCGCCGAGCCACCAGAGCAGTTCGGACATGATCTCGGAGAACTTGCCCGGCCGGTTCTGGGCGAACGGCGCGGCGACGGCCAGGCCGCCGTAGACGTTGTTCTCCTGGGCGGCGATCCAGCAGAAGTCGTCGAGCCGCGGGAGACCGACGTGTTCGACGATGAAGTTGAGGTCGGGGAACGACGAGGCCGCGTCGTCGACGTCGGCGACGTCGAATGCGTCGCGGTTCAGCGGTCGAATGGTCGGTCCCTTGTGGGCGTGGATGTTCTCGATGCCGAGTTCGGCGCACTTCTCGAGGTAACGGAACGCCTCCTCGTCGTCGAGTCGCCACCCCTTCGAGTCGCCGCGCCACTCCGCGGTGTAGAGCTTGACGCCCGGGATGTCGTACGCCTCGTGGAGTTCCTCGAGGTACTCGAGGCCCGCCTCCCCGTCGCGGGGGTCGAAGGAGCCGTTGAGGACGAACCGCTCCGGATACTCGGTCGCGAGGTCGGCGTTCTGCTCGGTGGTGTTGAACCCCTCGACGTAGAAGTCAGAGAGGTACGTCGGTTGAAAGATCGCCATATCCGTGGCCGCGTTTCCGAACAGGTCCTCGACCATCCGGTCGGGGCCGTACTTCCGGTACTCCTCGATGCTCCACTGGCGATCTTCCGGCGTGAACGTCGTGTGATAGTCGTAGAAACACTGGATGAACTCCTCTCCGCCGTCGTGGTCGATGTTCTCCGCCGTCGCGTCCCACAGGTGTACGTGCCCGTCGATGACGAATATCTCCTCGCCGTTGTGCTGGTACATGGCACAGTGTATATCGTTACCACACCACATTACTCTTTTTCAGACACGACTGAGTTACGACCTGATAGCGATTTTCGCCCTCCACATGAGTTTTCACCGGACTCTATATCAACTATTGAACACTCACACGAAGCGAAACGGGTGGTGAACGTTATGACCGATGACGGTGAACTGTGACCCAGTCCCATGCAAGCAGCCAGGCTCCACGAGTACACCGACGACATGAGCGACGCGCTGCGAATCGACGAGGTCGACCGCCCCGACATTGAGCAGTCCGACGGGGTCCTAGTCGAGGTCGAGGGCGCGGGCTGGTGCCAGACCGACAACCACATCATCGAGGGAATGTGGGCCGACTACGCGCCACAGGACCTGCCGATGACGCTCGGCCACGAGAACGCCGGCGTCGTCGCCGAGACCGGCGACGAGGTGACGCTGGTCGAGGAGGGCGATCCCGTGATCTGCCATCCCGTCCAGACCTGCGGCATCTGTCGCCCCTGCCGGCTCGGCGAGGACATGTACTGCGAAAACAGCGCGTTCAACGGACTCACGACCGACGGCGGCTTCGCCGAGTACCTGCAGACCAACGAGCGCGCGGTGATCCCCCTCCCCGACGGCGTCGATCCGACCGACATCGCGCCCCACGCCGACGCTGGAATCACGGCCTACCACGCCGTGAAGAAGGCGGTCAATGAACTGAACCCCGGCGATACCAGCGTCGTCATCGGCGTCGGCGGCCTCGGCCACATCGGACTCCAGTGTCTCGAGGCGATGAGCGCCGCCGACATCGTCGCCGTCGACATCAAAGACGAGGCGCTCGAGTTGGCCGAGGATCTGGGGGCGCGACACACCGTCAACTCCGCCGAGGAGGAGGTCGCCGACGTCGTCGCGGATCTGACCGACGACGAGGGGGCCCAGCAAGTGATCGACTTCGTCGGCGGCGACGAGACGACCGGGATGGCACCCGACATCGTCGCCGCCGGCGGCGACCACCACGTCGTCGGCTACGGCGGTCACGTCCACCAGCCCAGTCAGGCGCTGGTCAACGGTGAGTTCTCCTACCGCGGGACGCTGGTGGGCAAGTACGCAGAGCTCCAGGAACTGGTCGCGCTCGTGGACCGTGGGGCGGTCGAACTCCGCACCGAGCGCCACGACTTGGGCGAGATCAACGCGGTCGCCGAGCGACTCGAGCACAACGAGATCGAAGGGCGAGCGGTCGTCCTCCCGCCCTGATGGACAGCCGTCGCCGCGTCGCCGTCGCCGCGGACGGCTCGTTCGATTTCGCTCCTGACGGTCGGTCGAAAACACGGGGCGGTTCGCGACGGCCAGTCTACGGCGATCGGCGCGCCGACGGGAACGAACTCGGAATCGGCGCTACGCTCTTGTGTGACCGTCCGATACGCCCTGCATGGCCACGCTCGAGGACCCCATCGAGATCGGCGATGTCACGGTCCCCAATCGACTCTACCGCGCGCCGTTGCTCGAGTGTGCGGGCAACGGCCCCGACGCGGTCGACGCGCTGATCGACGACCTCGAGCCCGCCGCGGCGTCGGGCGTCGGGCTGCTCTGTCAGGGCGCGACGATCGTCCGCGGCGAGGGGGGCTGTGCCGCGCCGGGGATGACACGCGTCCACGATCCCGACTTCGTCGAGGGGCTGTCGCGGCTGACCGACCGCATTCACGACCACGGGAGTCGGCTCTTCGTCCAACTCGAGCACGGCGGCCTGCGGAGCATGGAGACCTGGCACGCCGAGTATCGCGAGGAGCATCCGGACATAGAGCAACTCGCCGTCTCGCAACCGCCGTGGCAGTTGCGGTCGCTGGATCGGCTCGGCTTTCTCGACTACGAGCCACACGTCTTGACGACTGACGAGGTGTACGACCTCGCAGCGGACTTCGGCCGCGCGGCCGCCCGAACCGTCGAGGCGGGCTACGACGGCATCCACCTCGCCGGGGCGAACATGGGGATCGTCCAGCAGTTCCTGTCGCCCTTCTACAACCGCCGCGACGACGAGTTCGGCGGTTCGCCGGAGGCCCGCCTCGAGTTCCTCGCGGTCGTCCACGACGAGATCCGCGAGCGGGCCGGGGACGTGCCGATCATGACCAAGGTGCCGGCCGAGACGCCGGCACCCCCATCGCCGGTCGTCCGCCGGAAACTCTCGCTCGAGGACGGGGTCGAGATCGCTCGTCGACTCGAGCGGATCGGCTACGACGCGGTCGTCCCCGTTCAGACGTCGGTCGCGTGGGACATGAGCATCGTCCGCGGGGAGTATCCGGCTCGAGCGTGGGAGAACGAAGCGCTGCGTGAGGGGTACGACGCGGCCTTCGGCGGGCCAGCCCGGAGGCGACTCGTCGCGTTGGCCAATCGCGTGCAGTCGTTGCAGTACGACTTCGAGCCGGCGTGGAACGAGGACTTCTGCCGGCGGGTTCGCGAACAGGTGTCGATTCCGGTCTTGGCGGAGGGCGGCATTCGCGAGCGGGCGCAGATGGATCGATTGTTGGGCTCGAGCGAGACGGGAGCATACGGCGACAGCCACGGAGTGCCGGCCTGTGATATGGTCGGGATGGCCCGCCCATTCTACGCCGAACCGCGGCTGGGCGCGCGGCTGCTCGATTCCGATTCCGGGACCGAGAACCCGCGCGTCGTCTGTGAGAGCTGTAACAACTGCACGGTTCCACAAGTGACGGGCGCACCGGGGATCTGCCGGACCCCGGACGTGCTTCGAAAACGGGGCGAACTCGAGCGAGCGGGAGCGTACGAACGGTCCGAAACGTAGCGGGTCGGCTCAGGCCGTAATCGTGGTGCTCGTCAGCTCCTCGAGGGTTCCTTCGACGGTGTAGTCGGGGGCTTCGACTCTGAATCTGGAATCGGTCGAGCCGGCGTAGTGAAGCTGCAGGGTGTAAGAACCGTCGCCGGCGATCGGTGCTGCTTCGCGGCGGTCGGCGTCGACTTGCTCGAGCATGACCATCTCCCCAGTGTGGGCTGCATCGGACCGGCCCCGGATCGTGTAGGTCGTCCTGTTCGCCGAGACGTTCGCTCCCTCGATCGGATAGCCGCGATCGATCCACGCATTCAGTCCCTCGTCGATCGCGTATGTGCGTTCGTAGCCCGCGTCGATCAGCGCTGCGGCGCGCATCGTCGAGAGGTGATGAGGACACGCACAGTAGGTCACGATCTGCGTGTCGGTCGCCCACTCCTCGACCGGATCGTTCTCGGTCCCAGTCGGAGCCGGCGAGAAGACGGCACCCGTGATGTGGACCGCGTTGTACTGATCTCGGCCGCGTGCATCAGCGAACTTCGCCTCGTCGTTTTCGTACCACTGATACACGTCGTCGACCGGTGCCAGCGGTACCTTCGTCCCGTCGGTGGTCGTCGTTTCGTACCCGTACTCGTTGGCCGGCGTGCCACCGTTGCTTCCGAGACAGCCGGCAACCCCGCCG
Proteins encoded in this window:
- a CDS encoding universal stress protein, whose amino-acid sequence is MVDPDRVLVPTLGRPRADEALAYAIETFPDAEITLLAVVTPLGAPLSEGGVLERDEERSAEARASATDLLESVAPDATDRVRIETAEGRPANVVPRYASEEGIDHVVMAGSGGGADGFLRRFLGRGIAATVVERTAEPVTVLE
- a CDS encoding ATP-dependent DNA helicase, giving the protein MNIEELSGLPPGATRHFREEGIEELYPPQAEAVEAGATDGESLVAAVPTASGKTMIAALSMLSAIERGGKALYIVPLRALASEKKEEFEAYGEFGVTVGVTTGNYESTSDWLATKDIIVATSEKVDSLVRNGADWLSELTCVVSDEVHLIDDRNRGPTLEVTLAKLRQLNPRMQVVALSATVGNADEIADWLDAALVDTDWRPIDLQMGVHYGNALNFDDGSTREVPVEGSEKQEAALVRDILQEGGSSLVFVNSRRNAEAAARRLGGVSKNELTAEERTELAELADEIRDDSDTETSRDLADCVERGAAFHHAGLSSTQRSLVEEAFRDRLLKVISATPTLAAGVNTPARRVIVRDWRRFDPSAGGMAPLDVLEVHQMMGRAGRPGLDPYGEAVLLAKSHDESEELFDRYIWADPEPVRSKLAAEPALRTHVLATIASGFARTREGLLEFLEATLYASQSSEAGRLETVTDTVLQYLESNDFIEREARSASESSSGSPREREGSDDDAAADDGGAFTSAADLADSAGRDESLEATSLGHTVSRLYLDPMSAAEIVHGLADADERPTALGLYQLISRTPDMYELYLRSGEDEKFGELYYEREAELLGDAPSEFEEERFEDWLSALKTGTLLEDWAEETDEEQLTDRYKIGPGDLRGKVDTAEWLLGAAESLAAEIDSEWTVAVREARARVEHGVGEELLELVSVGGVGRKRARRLYDAGIEEPADLRTADKGVVLSVLKGEKTAETILENAGREDPSMDGIEPTSSGSGTRSATADSGEGANDDDRPLTEATESDESQSSLGDF
- the cgi121 gene encoding KEOPS complex subunit Cgi121; protein product: MELLECRLTIDDLDSFVADLGDLGDRHGVTIQAFDARYVADRRHLERAVELADRAIERGENVARDRAVEILLYAAGRRQIDRALEMGVGEGDNRAVILVDGSSGSTGSEAGRGEEDEAAALEEVAALEAVTSTEPTLEESDEETLSSFFEITDAERGATDASLSALVRERVALLEVEK
- a CDS encoding iron-sulfur cluster assembly protein — protein: MTGTERATPEPSRAAVRDRLDRVTDPELDRSIVALEYVDRIEIDGARVAVEFTLPTAWCSPAFAWMMAVDARDEVESLPTVETARITLTAHMHETEITRGVNERRSFAEAFPDADGDVAAVRAELDEKARVARQYDAVEALLEAGLDPDAIVALRRRDFEGLDGGTAADGADETVAVYVGDRSFAVTAPAAPIERYLEKARETGLVSDPDDRLFRTPEGEPIDPDAFDLVRRRGRLAKVNMSSQGGICDGLREAREGRLEKSADD
- a CDS encoding amidohydrolase family protein, with the translated sequence MYQHNGEEIFVIDGHVHLWDATAENIDHDGGEEFIQCFYDYHTTFTPEDRQWSIEEYRKYGPDRMVEDLFGNAATDMAIFQPTYLSDFYVEGFNTTEQNADLATEYPERFVLNGSFDPRDGEAGLEYLEELHEAYDIPGVKLYTAEWRGDSKGWRLDDEEAFRYLEKCAELGIENIHAHKGPTIRPLNRDAFDVADVDDAASSFPDLNFIVEHVGLPRLDDFCWIAAQENNVYGGLAVAAPFAQNRPGKFSEIMSELLWWLGEDRILFGSDYALWNPDWLVEEVLEAELTQEHRTEYGVEWDLETKRKVMGENAADLYDIDIEAKRRAFQDDEISREFGLGDHYAGEEPAAADD
- a CDS encoding NAD(P)-dependent alcohol dehydrogenase, with protein sequence MQAARLHEYTDDMSDALRIDEVDRPDIEQSDGVLVEVEGAGWCQTDNHIIEGMWADYAPQDLPMTLGHENAGVVAETGDEVTLVEEGDPVICHPVQTCGICRPCRLGEDMYCENSAFNGLTTDGGFAEYLQTNERAVIPLPDGVDPTDIAPHADAGITAYHAVKKAVNELNPGDTSVVIGVGGLGHIGLQCLEAMSAADIVAVDIKDEALELAEDLGARHTVNSAEEEVADVVADLTDDEGAQQVIDFVGGDETTGMAPDIVAAGGDHHVVGYGGHVHQPSQALVNGEFSYRGTLVGKYAELQELVALVDRGAVELRTERHDLGEINAVAERLEHNEIEGRAVVLPP
- a CDS encoding NADH:flavin oxidoreductase; amino-acid sequence: MATLEDPIEIGDVTVPNRLYRAPLLECAGNGPDAVDALIDDLEPAAASGVGLLCQGATIVRGEGGCAAPGMTRVHDPDFVEGLSRLTDRIHDHGSRLFVQLEHGGLRSMETWHAEYREEHPDIEQLAVSQPPWQLRSLDRLGFLDYEPHVLTTDEVYDLAADFGRAAARTVEAGYDGIHLAGANMGIVQQFLSPFYNRRDDEFGGSPEARLEFLAVVHDEIRERAGDVPIMTKVPAETPAPPSPVVRRKLSLEDGVEIARRLERIGYDAVVPVQTSVAWDMSIVRGEYPARAWENEALREGYDAAFGGPARRRLVALANRVQSLQYDFEPAWNEDFCRRVREQVSIPVLAEGGIRERAQMDRLLGSSETGAYGDSHGVPACDMVGMARPFYAEPRLGARLLDSDSGTENPRVVCESCNNCTVPQVTGAPGICRTPDVLRKRGELERAGAYERSET
- a CDS encoding rhodanese-like domain-containing protein, whose amino-acid sequence is MNRRTFLAIGGTAAIGGVAGCLGSNGGTPANEYGYETTTTDGTKVPLAPVDDVYQWYENDEAKFADARGRDQYNAVHITGAVFSPAPTGTENDPVEEWATDTQIVTYCACPHHLSTMRAAALIDAGYERTYAIDEGLNAWIDRGYPIEGANVSANRTTYTIRGRSDAAHTGEMVMLEQVDADRREAAPIAGDGSYTLQLHYAGSTDSRFRVEAPDYTVEGTLEELTSTTITA